One window of Burkholderia thailandensis E264 genomic DNA carries:
- a CDS encoding SDR family NAD(P)-dependent oxidoreductase, with translation MTVYQTPVDAVAIVGASCRLPGAATLEQFWSLIADGRVAIERFTADAARREGVPEDVLAQPGFVGAGGPLDGVDLFDAAYFGIAPSQAAAMDPQQRIFLECVHEALERAGHGAVRGPRVGIWAGSATVDYLVDHVRDRLDRASPNRYLQQWVGVDKDYLATQVAYRLDFGGPAVTLQTACSTSLVAVVHALHGLLSFQCDFAVAGGVSIALPQRQGHVYEEGSILSADGACRPFTTESGGTVFGNGAGVVVLRRLEDALDDGDPILAVIRGGAINNDGAAKVGFTAPGGRGQREVIRHALALSEVDGASIGYVETHGTGTAIGDEVELAALTEALGDRRPGDARCALGSLKANVGHLNAAAGACGLIKASLAVAHAQLPGAVGAEQAIGTLRGESAFYLPTNTVPWDAPLRRAGVSSFGIGGTNAHVIVEAAPPRAPRTPQTVPLLLLSARGTALRELCANYATFLEGAPDLRLEDVCLTAAIGRRHWEQRAAFRAESRERLIGSLRAFAAGDSDADVISAEVPARVPEVSFAFGGARDLDAVLARVRACGVVPASVCATGDGVFAAAFAAGALSLDDARNRRADNVAAPALLWISASSGLPIDSPEAVRDELARANDAAHDAAAALEAAGAALVLEFGDVALGAGAAGVVSLDPASPEAIARMWTAGVALDLTQHYRDGNRVVLPTYPFQRQRFWIERAPRLAEGGVSPFLGRRTDAPALNATLFDADWSVATLPFLQDHVIYGKIVVSGAALAVMIADGVRELTGADACVLSDLRFPAALVIPAGAARRVQLQLVRDGDGFEAAVLTPEPFETHATARAEAGADQDVAPSAQVRGEAISTDLLDTWLRARSVVMGPTFRRLSEIVVSGSEAACAMRADPGDAGWPLHPGILDSALQLVAAAARPDGNDAFVPTRIARLTIRGRAGAQMRCYAAADRGYASVFDGNGALVELTGLESREVSRNELLRIEPLRDGYAVQWRCVTDGAPFALPEPIVVVRDAGEVASGLASILRDEAKETLVVATPDEIPFERAGLIIDCRGIDARSAAPAPALYEGALALFAAAARRDEPCRIAVVLAPQAPASAPLQALARAAAMETPHLRTLALHAGDAHAIRRGLDCFDRETEVSVRGTEVTAPRLDERALPRRAEYAPAGEGTWLITGGLGDLGLQVAGWLAALGVRSLMLVGRRPPGDAAEETLAALRRDGVDVQVRQADLSREADVDALLHEIGATMPPLRGICHLAGVVEDRLVSDVTPASLAATFAGKAQGAWLLHERTRGHALEHFVLFSSAAAAFGAPGQASYAMANAYLDALAAHRRSQGLPALSLAWGPWQDVGMLARTAASAKRRLAQLGIGQIETECGRATFEIALAADLPPHVVLLPIDWQRLIDQWPPHVPASRFDGIATARPGAGLTSSVSELLALPAAERRHRLFQLLAEDAAAVTGTSLAALDPERSLFDYDLDSLLITDLRVRLEKRFGRTISTTVIFSNPTIAALADYLARTIFGAALDAPAAAAADTDTAAPAPGDAQPQAPAERLSQEEIVELLSAKLDELRGADSR, from the coding sequence GTGACTGTTTACCAAACACCGGTGGATGCAGTGGCGATCGTCGGCGCAAGCTGTCGGCTGCCGGGCGCGGCCACGCTGGAACAATTCTGGTCGCTGATCGCCGATGGCCGCGTCGCGATCGAGCGCTTCACCGCCGATGCGGCCCGCCGCGAGGGCGTGCCGGAGGATGTGCTGGCGCAGCCCGGCTTCGTCGGGGCGGGCGGGCCGCTCGACGGCGTTGATCTGTTCGACGCGGCGTACTTCGGCATTGCGCCGTCGCAGGCGGCGGCGATGGACCCGCAGCAGCGGATCTTCCTCGAATGCGTGCACGAGGCGCTCGAGCGCGCCGGCCACGGCGCGGTGCGCGGCCCTCGCGTCGGGATCTGGGCCGGGTCGGCCACCGTCGATTATCTGGTCGACCATGTGCGCGACCGGCTCGATCGCGCGTCGCCGAACCGTTACCTGCAGCAATGGGTGGGCGTCGACAAGGACTATCTCGCGACGCAGGTCGCGTACCGGCTGGACTTCGGCGGGCCCGCGGTCACGCTGCAGACCGCCTGTTCGACGTCGCTCGTCGCGGTGGTCCATGCGCTGCATGGGCTGCTGAGTTTCCAGTGCGACTTCGCGGTGGCGGGCGGCGTCAGCATCGCGCTGCCGCAGCGGCAAGGGCATGTGTACGAGGAGGGCAGCATCCTGTCCGCCGACGGCGCGTGCCGGCCATTCACGACGGAGAGCGGCGGCACCGTCTTCGGCAACGGCGCGGGGGTCGTGGTCCTGCGGCGCCTGGAGGATGCACTCGACGACGGCGACCCGATTCTGGCGGTGATTCGCGGCGGCGCGATCAACAACGACGGGGCGGCGAAGGTCGGCTTCACCGCGCCGGGCGGCCGGGGGCAGCGCGAGGTGATCCGTCACGCGCTGGCGTTGAGCGAAGTCGACGGCGCGTCGATCGGCTATGTCGAGACGCACGGCACGGGCACGGCGATCGGCGACGAGGTCGAACTGGCGGCGCTGACCGAGGCGCTGGGCGATCGACGGCCCGGCGATGCGCGGTGCGCGCTTGGATCGCTCAAGGCGAACGTCGGGCATCTGAACGCGGCCGCGGGAGCGTGCGGCCTGATCAAGGCCTCGCTGGCGGTGGCGCACGCGCAGCTTCCGGGGGCGGTGGGCGCCGAACAGGCGATCGGGACGCTGCGCGGCGAATCCGCGTTCTACCTGCCGACGAACACGGTGCCGTGGGACGCGCCGCTCCGGCGTGCGGGCGTCAGCTCGTTCGGCATCGGCGGCACCAATGCGCACGTGATCGTGGAGGCCGCGCCGCCGCGCGCCCCCAGGACGCCGCAAACGGTGCCGCTGCTGTTGCTGTCGGCGCGCGGCACGGCGCTGCGCGAGCTGTGCGCGAATTATGCGACGTTTCTCGAAGGCGCCCCGGACCTGCGGCTCGAGGACGTGTGCTTGACGGCGGCCATAGGCCGCCGCCATTGGGAGCAGCGCGCGGCGTTTCGCGCCGAATCCCGCGAGCGGTTGATCGGTTCGCTGCGGGCATTCGCCGCGGGCGATTCCGATGCCGACGTGATCAGCGCCGAAGTGCCGGCCCGCGTGCCGGAAGTGAGCTTCGCGTTTGGCGGCGCACGCGATCTCGACGCGGTCCTCGCCCGCGTGCGGGCGTGCGGCGTCGTGCCGGCGAGCGTGTGCGCGACGGGCGACGGCGTGTTCGCGGCGGCCTTCGCCGCCGGCGCGCTGAGTCTCGACGACGCACGGAACCGTCGCGCGGACAACGTCGCCGCGCCGGCGCTGCTGTGGATCAGCGCATCGTCGGGCTTGCCCATCGACAGCCCGGAGGCGGTGCGCGACGAACTGGCGCGCGCGAACGACGCCGCGCACGATGCCGCGGCGGCGCTGGAGGCCGCGGGCGCCGCGCTGGTGCTGGAGTTCGGCGACGTGGCATTGGGCGCGGGGGCCGCGGGCGTGGTGTCGCTCGATCCCGCGTCGCCGGAGGCGATCGCCCGCATGTGGACGGCCGGCGTGGCGCTCGACCTGACGCAGCACTATCGCGACGGCAACCGGGTCGTGCTGCCGACCTATCCGTTCCAGCGCCAGCGCTTCTGGATCGAGCGCGCGCCACGCTTGGCCGAAGGCGGCGTGTCGCCGTTCCTCGGGCGGCGAACCGACGCGCCCGCGCTGAATGCGACGCTCTTCGACGCCGACTGGAGCGTGGCGACGCTGCCGTTTCTCCAGGATCACGTCATCTACGGAAAGATCGTCGTGTCGGGCGCGGCCCTCGCCGTGATGATCGCCGACGGCGTGCGGGAGCTCACCGGGGCGGATGCTTGCGTGTTGAGCGACCTGCGCTTTCCGGCGGCACTGGTGATTCCGGCGGGCGCGGCGCGGCGGGTGCAACTGCAACTGGTGCGCGACGGCGACGGTTTCGAGGCGGCCGTGCTCACGCCCGAGCCCTTCGAAACCCATGCGACGGCACGTGCCGAAGCGGGCGCGGATCAAGACGTCGCGCCATCGGCGCAGGTGCGCGGCGAAGCGATCTCCACCGACTTGCTGGATACCTGGCTGCGCGCTCGCAGCGTCGTCATGGGGCCGACGTTCCGCCGGCTCTCGGAGATCGTCGTGAGCGGCAGCGAGGCTGCCTGCGCGATGCGTGCCGATCCCGGCGACGCGGGCTGGCCGCTGCACCCCGGCATTCTCGACTCGGCGCTGCAACTGGTCGCGGCCGCCGCGCGGCCCGATGGAAACGACGCGTTCGTGCCGACTCGCATCGCACGGTTGACGATCCGCGGGCGCGCCGGCGCGCAGATGCGCTGCTATGCGGCCGCCGACCGCGGTTACGCGAGCGTGTTCGACGGTAACGGCGCGCTCGTCGAGCTGACGGGCCTCGAATCGCGCGAGGTCAGCCGCAACGAGCTGCTGCGAATCGAGCCGCTGCGCGACGGCTACGCGGTTCAATGGCGATGCGTGACGGACGGTGCGCCATTCGCGTTGCCGGAGCCGATCGTCGTCGTGCGCGATGCGGGCGAGGTCGCATCGGGGCTCGCGTCGATCTTGCGCGACGAGGCCAAAGAGACGCTCGTCGTCGCGACGCCGGACGAGATCCCGTTCGAGCGGGCCGGCCTGATCATCGATTGCCGCGGCATCGACGCGCGCTCGGCCGCGCCGGCCCCGGCGCTCTACGAGGGCGCCCTTGCGCTGTTCGCGGCGGCCGCCCGGCGCGACGAGCCCTGCCGGATCGCCGTCGTCCTGGCGCCGCAGGCACCGGCGTCGGCACCGTTGCAGGCGCTCGCGCGAGCGGCCGCGATGGAAACCCCGCACCTGCGCACGCTCGCGCTGCATGCGGGCGACGCCCACGCGATTCGCCGCGGCCTCGACTGCTTCGATCGGGAAACCGAGGTCTCGGTCCGCGGCACGGAGGTCACGGCGCCGCGCCTCGACGAGCGCGCGCTGCCCCGGCGCGCCGAATATGCGCCGGCGGGCGAGGGAACCTGGCTGATCACGGGCGGCCTGGGCGATCTCGGGCTGCAAGTCGCGGGCTGGCTCGCGGCACTCGGCGTGCGCTCGCTGATGCTCGTCGGCCGCCGGCCACCCGGCGACGCGGCCGAGGAGACGCTCGCCGCATTGCGGCGGGACGGCGTCGATGTGCAGGTGAGGCAGGCCGACCTGTCGCGGGAAGCGGACGTCGATGCGCTGCTGCACGAAATCGGCGCGACGATGCCGCCGCTGCGCGGAATCTGCCATCTCGCGGGCGTCGTCGAAGACCGGCTGGTGAGCGACGTCACGCCGGCGTCGCTCGCCGCGACCTTTGCCGGAAAGGCTCAGGGCGCGTGGCTGCTGCACGAGCGCACGCGCGGCCATGCGCTCGAACACTTCGTGCTCTTCTCGTCCGCGGCCGCCGCGTTCGGCGCGCCGGGGCAGGCGAGCTACGCGATGGCGAATGCGTACCTGGACGCGCTGGCCGCGCATCGCCGCTCGCAGGGCCTGCCCGCGCTGTCCCTCGCATGGGGGCCATGGCAGGACGTCGGCATGCTGGCCCGCACGGCGGCGAGCGCCAAGCGCCGGCTGGCGCAACTGGGCATCGGTCAGATCGAAACCGAATGCGGACGCGCGACGTTCGAGATCGCGCTGGCCGCCGATTTGCCGCCGCATGTCGTGCTGTTGCCGATCGACTGGCAGCGGCTCATCGATCAATGGCCGCCGCACGTTCCCGCAAGCCGCTTCGACGGCATCGCCACCGCGCGGCCCGGCGCCGGGCTCACTTCGTCGGTCAGCGAATTGCTGGCGCTTCCTGCGGCCGAGCGCCGGCATCGATTGTTCCAACTGCTCGCCGAGGATGCGGCGGCCGTGACCGGCACGAGTCTCGCCGCGCTCGATCCGGAACGCTCGCTGTTCGACTACGACCTGGATTCCCTGCTGATCACCGACCTGCGCGTGCGGCTCGAAAAGCGCTTCGGCCGCACGATCTCGACCACGGTCATCTTTTCGAACCCGACGATCGCCGCGCTTGCCGACTACTTGGCTCGGACGATCTTCGGCGCGGCGCTCGACGCTCCCGCCGCCGCAGCAGCAGACACGGATACGGCGGCGCCCGCGCCCGGCGACGCGCAACCGCAGGCGCCGGCGGAGCGGCTGTCGCAAGAGGAGATCGTCGAACTGCTGTCCGCAAAGTTGGACGAGCTTCGGGGGGCGGACTCGCGATGA
- a CDS encoding helix-turn-helix transcriptional regulator, giving the protein MHSVTTRDNIPVSADAPTWLHYQDRDHARVTPLMQTDVCGMYRCEVLSETYQVEIESNRHLFFLYDRHAVSTGSTWIDGRRVAGPRRLDVGLDYLPPLHALSCKGGAGGKVSYFIFAVDAREMGFVNSASSMLKPAMNVTGDVLLKLMRHIVDTATNRHKWPYFHDHMAVALLSEMLRLQSTEDNASGKRFSSAQHRRLTHHIDEHLNSSITLKDLAGVVGLSVYHFSRTFKHHFGVPPCKYITERRIEKAKRLMRRGNMRLLDIAIEVGFQSNTQLSRSFRRVTGQSPRCYLMSVDEVAQTTYIETQSSQFS; this is encoded by the coding sequence ATGCATTCCGTCACTACCCGCGACAACATCCCCGTCTCAGCCGATGCGCCCACATGGCTTCACTATCAAGACCGCGATCATGCGAGAGTGACTCCGCTCATGCAGACCGACGTATGCGGCATGTACCGGTGCGAAGTATTGTCCGAGACATACCAGGTCGAGATCGAGAGCAATCGCCACCTGTTTTTCCTATACGACCGGCACGCCGTGTCCACGGGCAGCACGTGGATCGACGGGCGGCGCGTCGCAGGGCCGCGCCGGCTCGACGTCGGGCTCGACTACTTGCCGCCGCTGCACGCGCTCAGTTGCAAGGGCGGCGCCGGCGGCAAGGTCAGCTACTTCATATTTGCCGTGGATGCTCGCGAAATGGGCTTCGTGAACAGCGCGTCCTCGATGCTCAAGCCGGCGATGAACGTCACCGGCGATGTGCTGCTCAAGCTCATGCGGCACATCGTGGACACGGCGACCAATCGCCACAAATGGCCGTACTTCCACGATCACATGGCGGTCGCGCTGCTGTCCGAGATGCTCCGGCTTCAATCGACCGAGGACAACGCGAGCGGCAAGAGATTCTCCAGCGCGCAGCACCGCCGGCTGACCCATCACATCGACGAGCATTTGAATTCGTCGATCACTTTGAAGGACCTGGCTGGCGTGGTCGGGCTCAGCGTTTACCATTTTTCCCGTACGTTCAAGCATCATTTCGGCGTGCCGCCGTGCAAATACATCACGGAAAGAAGAATCGAGAAAGCAAAACGGCTGATGCGCCGGGGAAACATGCGGCTGCTGGACATCGCGATCGAAGTCGGCTTCCAAAGCAACACTCAGCTGTCGCGCTCGTTCCGCCGGGTCACCGGGCAATCTCCGCGCTGCTATCTGATGTCCGTTGACGAAGTCGCGCAAACTACGTATATCGAAACACAGTCGTCACAATTCAGCTGA
- a CDS encoding non-ribosomal peptide synthetase yields the protein MSTSRIGASPPPPVDDKARNGRSSTYSDAESIAGQLMSRAEAAPDFPAFASVGSSEDVCLTNACLCERASAIAFRLARVASVGDRVMLAFRNPLDFVPAFFGCCLAGTIPVPVAPRHGRDTMLAIAQDCGAAIALTAEEREALPGIQWMRTDDGERRAPFLSVVTDDHPALLQYTSGSTRTPQGVAVTHSGLRATIRDLDSAALHDTDSVMVSWLPYFHDMGLVYGILTPLYCGFTAYLMPPEKFIAQPMSWLRAIATVRGTHTAAPNFAYALCADRAADLAPETDLSSLRFALNGAEPIRCETVRRFEAAFAPFGLRPSVVIPGYGLAEATLKVASGRSGEGMRSARFERDALALGRVVPHRDGVELASCGTSLIDTRVRIVDPQTCRPCAPDVIGEIWVAGRTVAGGYWRRPQETQRVFRARLDDGEGPWLRTGDLGFVHDGSLFVASRLKDLIIVGGRNFYCHDIEDSISGCHPAIRMGRVFAAAIEGADGEGILVGAEVRSGCDETAARAIIPVIRSALMNEHGVAPARIVLLRRGNILRTSSGKTRRAATRDALLRGDLQIVADDGGGMTGDAILAEIARFVPGAAAQPAGRLIDLGLDSLSAARLAASVRARHGVDLTFATLFAASADSLKREIIDRRIDGRGAPTAAPAAPPHYEADQPFELSEMQQAYWIGQQSGVPLGRVQPHIRVDFEVDHARVPDLGRRLAQLVERHPALRMAVRGDGRAVFEAHAYDPVLPQQDLRNLDESTLAERLRAVRAALADGSGRPVAACFSRITDTMAILHVRLGLLAGDLRSFLLLVRELVHGASREPSPGIVPLAPPPLPDERREAWLRRIDSIAPAPELPAAMALADVVDPRFVILRRELPEPLSAALTARAQALGVTLASLCTAAFADVVRLWSAAPEFTLNVTCNTRAAQAGEAIGDYTSNTLLSLRERHASFAELARAVQRQVWADLDEPWCSGVAILRELGRRNGAPVLMPVVLTSLLSGDPADDLAALDALGRVVDIANPTPQVSLHAILGRRGERLVVMWEYVAQLFPERMVDAMFAAFVDSLATIAAEPLAVELPVVAKLAPDEAARRAATNATDVERAPRRLETPFVRHANAHPDAVAVRQGGAALTYGQLLRDAEDIGSALQRLGVARGDVVAAVVEPGPRAVAALLGIELAGAVYLPVEPSWPSARIDALLREAGVRHAVATTGDFDLPVPSLRLDRPLARATPAPVADAGPSDAAYVIFTSGSTGRPKGVVITHEAAANTIDDINARFAVGPADRALCVSSLAFDLSVYDIFGLLAAGGAVVFPERARDPDAISQALSDAAVTIWNSVPAVLELLLDVAAPRSAHLRLALLSGDWIAPTLPERLRDAFPNVQPISLGGATEASIWSVVHPIAPADAALASIPYGKPLSNQQCFVRAPDGRERPHGVAGELLLGGCGLALAYLGNEAETARRFFVDADGRRLYRTGDLARWLPSGELELLGRMDGQVKVQGYRIELGEIEAAAMRAGGISRAVASAVRRNGAAVIQLHVVALPERRGDIVAAVRAELVLHLPAYMQPHHVAVLDALPLTANGKVDRARLAALPAPVSAPAARVAAAARRDASLEATMLDAFAEVVGVDIDPQQGFFDAGATSMHIVRLRALLASRGVAVAPLVDFFSLATIRALASRSAASGADTLNAKDVAGVRAYRQRARARKEAM from the coding sequence ATGAGCACCTCTCGTATCGGCGCATCGCCCCCGCCGCCCGTCGACGACAAGGCTCGGAACGGCCGCTCTTCCACGTATTCCGACGCCGAGTCGATCGCCGGGCAATTGATGTCACGTGCCGAAGCGGCCCCCGATTTTCCTGCGTTCGCTTCCGTCGGCTCATCGGAAGACGTTTGTTTGACCAATGCGTGTCTGTGCGAACGCGCATCCGCGATTGCGTTTCGCCTGGCGCGCGTCGCGTCGGTCGGCGATCGCGTGATGCTGGCTTTTCGGAATCCTCTCGATTTCGTTCCCGCCTTCTTCGGCTGTTGCCTGGCCGGCACGATTCCTGTTCCCGTGGCGCCTCGGCATGGCCGCGACACGATGCTCGCGATCGCGCAGGATTGCGGCGCGGCAATCGCGTTGACTGCCGAGGAGCGTGAGGCGCTGCCGGGTATTCAGTGGATGCGCACGGACGACGGCGAACGTCGCGCGCCGTTCCTGAGCGTGGTCACCGACGATCATCCCGCCCTGTTGCAATACACATCCGGCTCGACGCGAACGCCGCAAGGCGTCGCGGTGACCCACTCGGGGCTGCGCGCGACGATCAGGGACCTCGACAGCGCCGCGCTGCATGACACCGACAGCGTCATGGTCAGCTGGTTGCCGTATTTCCACGACATGGGTCTCGTCTACGGCATTCTCACGCCGTTGTACTGCGGCTTCACCGCGTATCTGATGCCGCCGGAAAAGTTCATCGCACAGCCGATGTCATGGCTGCGGGCGATCGCGACCGTGCGCGGCACGCACACGGCAGCCCCCAATTTTGCGTACGCGTTATGCGCGGATCGCGCCGCCGATCTCGCGCCCGAAACCGATCTTTCCTCGTTGCGCTTCGCGCTCAATGGAGCCGAGCCGATTCGGTGCGAGACGGTACGCCGCTTCGAGGCGGCGTTCGCGCCGTTCGGCTTGCGGCCATCAGTGGTGATCCCCGGTTACGGGCTGGCCGAAGCGACTCTGAAGGTGGCGTCGGGACGCAGTGGCGAGGGGATGCGCAGCGCGCGTTTCGAGCGTGATGCGCTAGCGCTCGGCCGCGTCGTCCCGCATCGGGACGGTGTCGAACTCGCATCGTGCGGCACCAGCCTGATCGACACGCGCGTGAGGATCGTCGATCCGCAAACGTGCCGGCCGTGTGCGCCGGATGTCATCGGCGAAATCTGGGTGGCCGGGCGAACCGTCGCCGGGGGCTACTGGCGTCGTCCTCAAGAAACGCAGCGCGTTTTTCGCGCGCGACTCGACGATGGCGAAGGTCCGTGGCTGCGGACCGGCGATCTCGGCTTCGTGCACGACGGCTCGCTGTTCGTCGCAAGCAGGCTGAAGGATCTGATCATCGTCGGCGGCCGGAATTTTTATTGCCATGATATTGAGGACTCCATATCCGGATGCCACCCCGCCATCCGGATGGGGCGGGTATTCGCCGCAGCGATCGAAGGCGCGGACGGCGAAGGGATACTGGTCGGCGCCGAGGTGCGCAGCGGCTGCGACGAGACGGCGGCCCGCGCGATCATTCCGGTGATTCGCTCGGCGTTGATGAACGAACACGGCGTCGCGCCAGCGCGCATCGTGTTGCTGCGGCGGGGGAACATCCTTCGTACGTCGAGCGGCAAGACCCGCCGGGCGGCGACGCGCGACGCGCTTTTGCGCGGTGACTTGCAGATCGTTGCCGATGACGGCGGCGGCATGACCGGCGACGCCATCCTGGCCGAGATCGCGCGATTTGTGCCGGGGGCTGCGGCGCAGCCGGCCGGTCGGCTCATCGACCTCGGACTCGATTCGCTGTCGGCCGCTCGGCTGGCCGCGTCGGTGCGCGCGCGCCATGGCGTGGACCTGACGTTCGCGACGCTGTTCGCCGCGTCGGCCGATAGTCTGAAGCGCGAGATCATCGACAGGCGCATCGACGGGCGCGGCGCGCCGACGGCGGCCCCCGCGGCGCCGCCGCACTACGAGGCCGACCAGCCGTTCGAGTTGTCCGAGATGCAGCAGGCGTATTGGATCGGCCAGCAAAGCGGCGTGCCGCTCGGTCGTGTCCAACCGCATATTCGAGTCGACTTCGAAGTCGACCATGCCCGCGTGCCCGATCTGGGCCGGCGGCTGGCGCAGCTTGTCGAACGCCACCCGGCGCTGCGGATGGCGGTGCGTGGCGACGGGCGCGCGGTCTTCGAGGCGCACGCCTACGATCCGGTCCTGCCGCAGCAGGACCTGCGCAATCTGGACGAGTCGACATTGGCCGAGCGCCTGCGCGCCGTGCGCGCGGCGCTGGCCGACGGCAGCGGACGCCCCGTCGCCGCGTGCTTTAGCCGCATCACGGACACGATGGCGATCCTGCATGTGCGCCTGGGGCTGCTCGCCGGCGACCTGCGCAGCTTTTTGCTGCTGGTGCGCGAACTGGTCCACGGCGCGTCTCGCGAGCCGTCTCCCGGCATCGTGCCGCTCGCGCCGCCGCCGTTGCCCGATGAACGCCGCGAAGCATGGCTGCGCCGCATCGACTCGATTGCGCCCGCGCCGGAGTTGCCGGCGGCGATGGCGCTCGCCGACGTCGTCGATCCACGTTTCGTCATTCTTCGCCGGGAATTGCCGGAGCCGCTGTCCGCGGCGCTGACGGCGCGCGCGCAGGCGCTGGGCGTCACGCTCGCTTCGTTGTGCACCGCCGCGTTCGCCGACGTCGTGCGGCTGTGGTCGGCGGCGCCCGAGTTCACGCTCAACGTGACCTGCAATACGCGTGCGGCGCAAGCCGGGGAAGCGATCGGCGACTACACCAGCAATACCTTGCTGTCCCTGCGCGAGCGTCACGCTTCGTTCGCCGAGCTTGCCCGGGCGGTGCAGCGGCAAGTCTGGGCCGACCTGGACGAGCCATGGTGCTCCGGCGTGGCGATCCTGCGCGAGCTCGGTCGCCGCAACGGCGCGCCGGTGCTGATGCCGGTGGTCCTGACGAGCCTGCTGTCTGGCGACCCGGCGGACGATCTGGCGGCGCTCGATGCGCTCGGGCGGGTGGTCGACATCGCCAATCCGACGCCGCAGGTCTCGCTGCACGCCATCCTCGGTCGGCGCGGCGAGCGTCTCGTCGTGATGTGGGAGTACGTCGCGCAACTGTTCCCCGAACGGATGGTGGACGCGATGTTCGCCGCGTTCGTCGATTCGCTCGCGACGATCGCGGCCGAACCGTTGGCCGTCGAGCTTCCCGTCGTCGCGAAGCTTGCGCCGGACGAGGCCGCACGGCGCGCGGCGACCAATGCGACGGACGTCGAACGCGCGCCGCGTCGTCTGGAGACGCCGTTCGTCAGGCACGCGAATGCGCACCCCGATGCCGTCGCCGTGAGGCAGGGCGGTGCGGCTCTAACCTATGGACAGCTGTTGCGCGACGCCGAAGACATCGGCAGCGCGCTGCAGCGGCTCGGCGTCGCGCGCGGCGATGTCGTGGCGGCCGTCGTCGAGCCGGGGCCGCGCGCGGTTGCGGCGCTGCTCGGCATCGAATTGGCCGGCGCGGTCTATCTGCCGGTCGAGCCGTCCTGGCCGTCGGCGCGCATCGACGCGCTGCTGCGTGAGGCGGGCGTCCGCCACGCAGTCGCGACGACGGGCGACTTCGATCTGCCGGTGCCGTCGCTGCGCCTCGATCGTCCGCTCGCGCGCGCCACGCCCGCGCCGGTGGCGGATGCGGGCCCGAGCGACGCCGCCTACGTGATCTTCACGTCCGGCTCGACGGGCCGCCCGAAGGGCGTGGTCATCACGCACGAAGCCGCGGCGAACACGATCGACGACATCAACGCGCGATTCGCCGTCGGCCCGGCCGATCGGGCGCTCTGCGTGTCGTCGCTCGCTTTCGACTTATCGGTCTACGACATATTCGGACTGCTCGCGGCAGGAGGCGCCGTGGTGTTCCCCGAGCGCGCGCGCGATCCCGATGCGATCTCGCAGGCGTTGAGCGATGCCGCGGTGACGATCTGGAATTCCGTGCCGGCCGTGCTCGAACTGTTGCTCGACGTGGCCGCGCCGCGCTCGGCGCATCTGCGGCTCGCGCTGCTGAGCGGCGACTGGATCGCGCCGACGCTGCCCGAGCGGCTGCGCGACGCGTTCCCGAACGTCCAGCCGATCAGCCTCGGCGGTGCGACGGAAGCGTCGATCTGGTCGGTCGTCCACCCGATCGCGCCTGCCGACGCGGCGCTCGCTTCGATTCCGTACGGCAAGCCGCTGTCGAACCAGCAGTGCTTCGTGCGCGCGCCCGACGGGCGTGAGCGTCCCCACGGCGTCGCCGGCGAACTGCTGCTCGGTGGATGCGGCCTCGCGCTCGCGTACCTCGGCAACGAGGCGGAAACCGCCCGCCGTTTCTTCGTTGATGCGGATGGCCGGCGGCTCTACCGGACGGGCGATCTCGCGCGCTGGCTGCCCAGTGGGGAGCTCGAGTTGCTCGGGCGGATGGACGGCCAGGTCAAGGTGCAGGGCTATCGGATCGAGCTGGGCGAGATCGAGGCCGCCGCGATGCGTGCGGGCGGCATCTCGCGCGCGGTGGCGTCGGCGGTCCGACGCAACGGCGCGGCGGTGATTCAGTTGCACGTGGTCGCGTTGCCGGAGCGGCGCGGCGACATCGTGGCGGCGGTGCGCGCCGAGCTGGTGTTGCATTTGCCCGCCTACATGCAGCCGCACCACGTCGCCGTGCTCGACGCGCTGCCGCTGACGGCGAACGGCAAGGTGGATCGCGCGCGGCTTGCCGCGCTGCCGGCCCCGGTCTCGGCCCCGGCGGCACGGGTCGCGGCCGCGGCGCGGCGCGACGCGTCGCTCGAAGCGACGATGCTCGATGCGTTCGCCGAGGTGGTCGGCGTCGACATCGATCCGCAACAAGGGTTCTTCGACGCCGGCGCAACCTCGATGCACATCGTGCGCTTGCGCGCGCTGCTGGCGTCGCGGGGCGTGGCGGTGGCGCCGCTCGTCGATTTCTTCTCGCTCGCCACGATTCGCGCGCTCGCCTCGCGTTCCGCCGCGAGCGGCGCAGACACGCTCAACGCGAAGGACGTCGCCGGCGTGCGCGCCTACAGACAGCGCGCACGCGCACGCAAGGAGGCTATGTGA